One segment of Peromyscus leucopus breed LL Stock chromosome 5, UCI_PerLeu_2.1, whole genome shotgun sequence DNA contains the following:
- the Ucn3 gene encoding urocortin-3: protein MLVPTYFPLLLLLLLGAPGTSLSHKFYNAGPVFSCLNTALSEVKKNKLEDVPLLSKKSFDHLPPQDPLREEEEGGKPGKNKRTFSGAAGGSGAGSSRYRYQSQAQHKGKLYQDKAKSDRGTKFTLSLDVPTNIMNILFNIDKAKHLRAKAAANAQLMAQIGKK from the coding sequence ATGCTGGTGCCCACGTACTTCccgctgctgctcctgctgcttctgGGGGCCCCAGGGACCAGCCTCTCCCACAAGTTCTACAACGCTGGACCAGTCTTCAGCTGCCTCAACACAGCCCTGTCTGAGGTCAAGAAGAACAAGCTGGAGGATGTGCCCTTGCTGAGCAAGAAGAGCTTCGACCACCTGCCCCCGCAAGACCCcttgagagaagaagaggaaggaggaaagcctGGCAAGAACAAAAGAACTTTCTCGGGCGCTGCAGGTGGGAGTGGAGCTGGAAGCAGCCGGTACAGATACCAGTCTCAAGCACAGCACAAGGGGAAACTGTACCAGGACAAGGCCAAAAGCGACCGGGGCACCAAGTTCACTCTGTCCCTTGATGTTCCCACTAACATCATGAacatcctcttcaacattgaCAAGGCCAAGCACTTGCGAGCCAAGGCAGCTGCCAACGCGCAGCTGATGGCACAGATTGGGAAGAAGTAA